Genomic DNA from Penaeus monodon isolate SGIC_2016 chromosome 4, NSTDA_Pmon_1, whole genome shotgun sequence:
gcgTACACAGTACCCATCTCAGGAATATTTTCACGGttccgtatatacatacatacatacatgttattgtttgtttctaTGCAACCACCACCAGCATCACTCCCATTATTCAGAACATGGAAAATCCTATCATTCCATTCCATTTCGAACGTAATTTCCCTCCTCATCTAGGATTAGAGAAATGAACCACGCTTGACAAAGGTTTCGGATAAATTGATAAGAATGTTTGTTAAATGATCAATAAAGTAATTCCTACTAAACCTGTTATTTGAATGTGGTGATTACATTacgtaataatcatgatgaatgGTTATGCGAAATATTGATTGGTGATTGATGTTAGTAATGCAGACAATGCCCTGGTGACGATTATAATTGCATCTATgaatattagcattagcattgccTACGCTAAGTCaaattaaaggaaaagagagtgaaacacaaaatgagaggaagagggaaacagagagagagagagagagagagagagagagagagagagagagagagagagagagagagagagagagagagagagagagagagagagagagagagagagagagagagaagagagagagagagagagagagagagagagagagagagagagagagagagagaggggggggggggggagagggagagagagaaaaaagagaccgacagatagacacatagacttatagacatagacatatagacatataggcaTATAGACATGCAGACATAAAGGCAACGACAAGGAAACAATTAACTCATTATTGTAAATCAGTAAAGTGAAGCAACCGAACAAGTCATCAAAGGTACCTTTACCTATAATAGATAAGTAGCTTTCTAACATTTTAAAATCTAAGCGAATTTCTTACATcaacaaaatcatcattattttttaaacaattatgcatttatgtgtgtgtgttttttgtatagagAAATAAATTATCTTGATagcatacattatttttttcatttctatttatctagTATTGACAACCGTCGTGTTGTCAGGGAATCATATTTCCGAGTTGTATAATCGTGAAATCCTGACATGTAAATACTTACAGAATAATTCAAATTACCTAGGTATACATAATTATCActtctaaaaatataatatcgaATTTGGCGGGCGCTCCTTGTCGAAATACACCGAGTCTTCATATCGTATTTAATTCACAGAAATAACAAGTCCTTTGAAAACTCCGGAGTCGGCAAGATGGTGGTGAGTTTTCCTCCCGTTTTACCGAATTAATGCCTTTCTGCTGCTTAGGATACAGTCTTTCTTGCCTCATTTTTGGTTATAAGTCGCATTTggatttatctcttgtatttttggTCGGTATTTATGTGATTATTGCTATATAAATAGGCGCCGTTCATTGGGTCATGCATGATTTCTATAAAAGTACAAGTACATTATTCTTAGGCTTTcttgtctgtatatgtatttttttccttgttttatttaggTTCAGCCTCAGAATGTTAGTTTAGGaaagcgtttttttctttttatttacattaactaGACAAGATTGAAGCTTGTCTGAGGCTTggctattttataattattatgttttcccCAGTCAGGAAAGGTAAAAATGCTATAGTTTCTGTTTCCCACAGCCATATAGTGCAAGGTTATTGCTTGTTATGGACAGAATGActgaatataaaacatttttcagCCACAGTACTACCTTTGCAGAGAATAGGAAAGTTGTGCAACAGAGAAGGCGTTGGTATACAATTACAGGAAAATGTAGTGGAACTAtaataaatgagggaaaaaattgcACTCGCTAATACTTGAAATAATTAGTGCAGGCAAAGAATAACATCTGAAACGAAAGGAAATAGGTCGAGCCAAATGCCATGCAGAGAGTAAGTCCATAGTGATTAGGTGGGGGTCTGCGTGCTGAGCCCTTAATAAGAAAATATGGCAATCATTTTGGAGTCTGGGGGCAAAGCCCCAGGGTTAGTAAGGTTTTTTGGTTCAATATTGCAGAGTTTATTGATTTCCCATGAATGACAGGAGTAATTGGGACTTCATCAAAATGGAGCACAGTCACTTTACCTatactttcatttatatcatttgtgaTGGGAAAAGACAAGACATTCACCATATTACAGTGTGGATAATTGAAGGAATTAGTAATAATTGCAAGGTTGGATGGCaatgtgaaacaaaaaaattacaatagaTATTATGAAAAGGGGATATAGTTTCAGCTTCACATAGTCATATGGTACAATTTCAGCTTCACATAGTCATATGGTACAAGTAATCCCGGCTTGTAATGGAtagaataacagaaataaagTATTTTTCGTCAATGGTAATTTCTTCACAAGTAGATAATAAGAAAGTTGTGCTTTCTTATAAATCTACAGaaaaatataagtgtatatgaaaGCATACAGAAAAGGGTTAGGAAGATGCTTGAATCAATTGGCAATGTTTGTGGTAACCCAGGAGTGGCTGGAGTAGTAGAGACTTAGTCACAGAGGAAAGAGGTTACTTCGTAACTGTTACCAGTACTTTCATTTACATAATTTGCAATGGAAAATAATGAGATTCATTACAGTAAGAATAAATGAAACcaggaataataattgcaaggttGGATGGCTGAGTGAAACAAAAGAATTACCAAAAAGAAAGAGCTTTCcatcttaaccctttgccgacgggtggcatgtatgtacatgccatggtgtatgtatggacatgccatgagttttttgttttgtttttgttttttttgttacaatcatggcaaaatattatttttctgccactgaaagtgtgattaagttgtttttaacactttctcatttttactatacaaaaaaaaactacgattTCAACATggtgccacacactgcttattttattcagactatagagcgaataatgaccaactatggagtctatataacaacataaatatccttcagtcttgatttatcaggaaatatggcaagtagagactttagaaaataatgataactgaaaatacaacatatgctcgtagtagtacgaagaaacggcaagggatacTGGTATTTAGCATGAGTGGTCGCgaatgctagggcgacgatataagcccccagcagtggggcccaggccactatgaatactacccgtcgggaaagggttaatagataccccccccccccatatcagaAAATTTGCCTAATAATATGAGTATAGGTTCAGTTTCACAAAGCCATATACAAAGGATATATAGCCTGTAAATGATAGAACGACAAAAAATAGCTACAGCATTGCCTTTgcaaattgataataaagaaTCTAAGAAAATCTAATGACACTatcataaagaaatgataaaatacacTAGGGTGATACATGAAATAATCTACGCAGGCTAAGAATAATGTCAGAAGTGAAGAAAATAGATCATGAGGATTTTTGTTCACACAGCAAAGTTTGTGGATCCCAGGAGTGGCTATGAGGAGTTCATTCACTTTGTAAACAATATTTCCTTTATATCATATGCAATGGAAAATACTGCGTGAAGTGTAAGTTTACCACTAGActactttcattaatattatttgtgatGGAAATAACAAGAGGTTCATGGATATTTCAGTGTGAATAATTGAAGCAAGGCTTAATGATTGCAAAGTTTGCTGATTATGATAAGCAATTATGGCAATATCTTTGCATGGCATTAATTTTTATAcccaataattttgttttttggataagaccttatttttctatttgttcaaGCTGACCTGCTCTGCACAATTATATACCTCATTGTTGTCACATCGCAGGGTGTAAACCTTTAGAATTGGTATTAAGTGTAATACCTGTAGCCCAGGTAATACAAAACTGTGTTGGATTAGTTTTCTTTAATCAATTTCATAGCATCTCATGTATGCTTCTTGGTATATATTAACATGTTGGTCCTCCCTAGAGCCAGCCTTCTTCCAGCCATGGCTCATTTACTGGtagaaataatgcaagagccccttCTGAAATGGCCTCTGATTCTGATCATCCTCCAGTAGCTTTGTGCATTAATGGAGAGCCATTCCCAACACTGGCCATCAGCCAAAGTTTGTATGATAGCACATTTCTGTTACCCCGGCTGTCATCCAAATTTTTCATGATGGCACATTCCCGTCAACCCAGCCCTTAGCCAGATTTTCCGTGATGTGAgtcatatttaaaataatgttgATCTTTTGATTCCATTCTTGGTACAGTTTACCTTAAATCACAAAAATATGCTTCTGAATTGAGCAGAATTGTCAAAATAACTTATTTCAAGGAGAAACTGACAATGCCTCAGATATAATAGCCTCTTCAGCCTGTCTCTTCAAATAGTCCTCCAGCATCTAACCAATAAATGTTGATGTTTTTATAGTGGCACCACtagttttattgatattattgtaatttcGGTTACTACTGGTGCTGTTATCTCTGccactacaattactattactataatacttctacaacaacaataataacagctatCACTGCTATTACAGCGATTACTATGACAACAACTAgttatactaatactactgattctgttattattaatatttttctgttattagtattgttactaatgttattaGCATTGCAATGGTTATTGGCACTTTTATTACATTTCTAGGTCCAAAGAGGAAAGCAAGGCACAAAGGGCCAAAAACAGATCATTCAGGAGAACACAGATACCCTGAATTTCTACCGGAACATGATCCTTGGTACTGCTGGCATCTACTTTGGTATCGGAATGCTGTTCTTCTCTGAGTTCCCTACTCTTGACCTGGTAAGGATCagcttttttttgtaaacattaaTTTGCCAGACCTGTTTTCTCTGCTACACTGACCTTTGCTTGCAGTGAGACATTCTTATAGTCTTCTCCTATAATTGTTCATATGAATCTATAGAATCAAGACATGAGTTGTAGTGAGAACACTTTTTATGATAATCTGTTCACCCTCTTGTGTGATATGTAATCATCTTTCAAAACTAGTATTTTATATAAGCTGGTCAGTCCCAGGGAGACACTCTTATAACATAAGTTTTGCAGGTATTACTCAAAGTGGCTGGTGTTATGTTTACAGGAATTTACCTCTTTATGGTGATACTCATAAAACATAACTTTTGCAGATATTGCTTGGAGTGGCAGGTGTTGTGTTTACAGGAAGTTACCGCTTTATGGCATCCATGGCGTTTGTCAAGAAAGATCAGTCTGGTGCTATTCTTGATGAAGGGCTGTGACTTGAACATAGAGGGTGGAATTGCAGAGTAAGtcaatattttttctaatttgctgtctcttattttcttacctttcagagagagaaaacaaaaaaagctttttccagggtatatatttgtcatttgatatgttGTATCAAGAAGcttttctttgcacagactcaATCATCTCTCTTGGGTAGTCAGAGAAGGCAGGAATAGGATCTTGAGCTtggaaatagtgtcctccctAGAGCTGGCACTCTTCCAGCCATAGCTCATGGATGGTCTATTCCACCCTCATTTACTactgaaaataatgcaaaatccACCTAAATGCCCACTGAATTCTGCCAAGAGCTTCAATCACTCATGGCAAATCATTCCTGTCACCCCAATATTCAGCTGAATTTTTCTTCACGACCTTGCCAAATTTTTCCATGACTCTATTTCCATCACCTGGAGTGCAAGCACTATTGCTTGTACAGTCCCACTCATAAGAATATACTATAAAAGGAAATGAGGTCCAAAGTAGATGTCACAGGATTAAGTGAATGTATGATAGATTGTGGGAATAATGAGAGTACCACACTAGCAAATGTTATGGATATTATTAATGCATTAGTACCACAAAGTTACTGtcacagaaagacagaaggataAAGTTGAAAGATATTGAGAATCTTGAATGGAAACATCTCAGTGAAGAGCAAGGTAAAAAATTGACAGAGGTCATGATAGTAACATCTTGTTTAATATAGATGACATGGAATTGGGTAGACTAAGGATGGACCGGGCCCACATAACAATGGAGGACAAAGTTCCAGTGAGAATACCTTTATATAGACAACCAGAGCATGCCATGAAAATTAATTAGGGATATGCCAGAAAATATGTTAGAGAAGGTCATTACTGAGGGTTCAGCAGCAGCTTTTCTGTCACCAATAGTGTTAGCAGGTAAACCAGATGGGGACAAAAAGACTTTGCATAGACTAGAGATATCAATAAGAAAATTAAGTTGGATGTATTACCACTGCATATAGCTAATATCTGTGTGCATGCAGAGGGGAGGGCttggtgcatatgtgtgtgtgtgtgtgtgtgtgtgtgtgtgtgtgtgtgtgttgtgtgtgttgtgtgtgttgtgttgtgttgtgttgtgttgtgttgtgtgtgtgtgtgttgtgtgtgtgtgtgtgtgtgtgtgtgtgtgtgtttgtgtatatatatatatataatatataatatatatattataatatatatatgatataaatattatatttatatatatatattatatatatatatatatattgatagattatatatattgatatatatatatatatatattgatttgatttatatatattgatttatatatattgatatatatatattgatatatatattgatattgatatttatcaATATAACCTTTTTGATTTGAATGTATAATCGTAAGCCCATCCTTACACTGATACATACACCTGTGAAAAAACAAATTCTGTAATACTTTGCttgataattatataaaggaGTTGGCCTCCAGTTTTTATCTTGCTCGCTCAAGACTTTTCAAACATTTGctgaatttttcattttgttatgaaATCAAAGGTTAGTGTTAATGAGTAGGGGGAAAAGGTTTAAGACTCTTGATCATTTTTGCTTGCAATCTTTTTCCATATGTtagtaatgtttttattttctttacaggcATGTGAAA
This window encodes:
- the LOC119572285 gene encoding LOW QUALITY PROTEIN: transmembrane protein 208-like (The sequence of the model RefSeq protein was modified relative to this genomic sequence to represent the inferred CDS: deleted 1 base in 1 codon), yielding MVVQRGKQGTKGQKQIIQENTDTLNFYRNMILGTAGIYFGIGMLFFSEFPTLDLILLGVAGVVFTGSYRFMASMAFVKKDQSGAILDEGCDLNIEGGIAEHVKDLIILTSGVCLLSTISPYFWLLWLLAPCRGMQMLWTNILGPWFFQPAPEEPQDKNLEKKQRRLERKMKYR